TATAAACTAACAACACACgaaatttaaattcaagattcattttctATCcatattcttattctttttagGTAACTTTGATCTTCTCGTCGTGGTCAAGACGTGaccgaataaaaaaaatattttcaattagttTCTTAACAAAAATAGGTTGAAGGTtgattcttgttattttttgaaTAGTATAAGAATGTTTTTTGCTCACTTAGATAATATAAGGATGTACATTATATATGAGTCATAGTTGAATGATTTTAGCCAATAACTCCCATCTATGATAACCTTAATTCGCTTAGCATTTGTTTCAGCTTGACATATTcaaatatacattaaaatatagtGAACATGAAAttacaaatgaaaataaaaaaaaatcaaagcatATCAAACGTCATAATGCAGGACTATAACATTGTACTCAACAATAGCATCAGTAGCATTCATCCAATAGGTTTTTGCAGTGGCGATTCCTTGAGCGAATCGAAAAACTCCAGAACCACCAACAATAGGCATTTCACGATACTTATGAAATGCGGGGTTCCTACCAAGTACACTCAACGTGCTACCATTATACTTGCCAGTTGTGAACACAAAGTTGAGGGTCATAAGAAGGGCAGCCTCCTTTTGACCGGCTCCACCATAAATCCCTTGGGCTCGACCCACTATAGTCGAGTTGACCTCGGGTCCAACCGTCAATGGATCGTCAATCATTGCAACATACCCAAAGAAAGTTGGGGATTTTGACTTGATTATTGGAACTGCGGTTGGATTTTTTCCACTCGTTATATCGTGAAAATAGAAATGAAATTTAGTTACCTTTTGCTTTGCATGAGGAAGTTCCTTGAACCATTTTTCAACAGCTTTGGGTCCTAATACAACACCTTGAACCATTGACATAAGAATAAAACAAAGCAATATAATTAGACTTGTTTTTTCCATCTCTTTTCCTTTGTCTATAATGAATACATTGCATAtacattctatatatatatatatatatggtaattACAAGTAGACGTTGGTTGCTGAaaaagtcaaaagaaaaaaagagattaaTGTATTCAGAGtgtaaataaaatatagagAAGGTTGTAACTCATGTAAGTTAGTTGACTTTTAGGAGTGTTGTGATTTgtgggaattttttttaaaaaaaatatgcattacATCAATCTGCTCGATGCAAGCTGCAGGCGGCtagtattatttttgtttgactTCTGCCTAAATTTGAATTGTatctcaaattaaattttttattaaaaataaatcgaaGTAATTTTATAATCATGACACTCAAATTTGGTTTATATTTATGTCTAAATACTTTTACATAATGTTTCGTTgaacaatatatttttgaaaatttccctcttttttttaagtcaataatcaaattcatttatatgtatatgttcttCAAGTGGTGTACTTATCCTACCTCAACTCAATTGTCGCTATATAACCAACATTTTAAAGTTGTATTCTTGAAGAATAGTCaaccaaataataaaataaggatGACTATAGTCTATAGCCACATGATGAATAAAATAGCTATAACGACTCTCTACCAATAATTCAAGAAAATGGACCCCACCATTATCACCTAAACAAGTGACAAAAGAGAAAAGTCTACTTGTACCCTCACAACTCTACAACCACAAAATATATTGGATATTATATGTTGACATAATTATGCTGGAACAAGAAATATCTAAAAGGAAGTGAATAATTGAAGAAAGTTCCTGTAGAACAATGTATATactattaaaaatagttttaatacATAATAACCCTAAAAGTTTTATCAGAATATTTCatttatacatttaaattaaattttattccaATTAAACACCTCTAACACGCTTGCCTTTGGGTTTTATAGCTTATTATGGCGATTGTATATAACTAaagaaaatcacatattttatgttattaaggTAATTATCTAATAGACGAATAAAACacatcaaaacaaaatcaaattttccactgaatattttattagaaattgaagtgttcaaatgaaaaaaaaacataattatgtCGTCTAAATGAAAAATCTAACCATAGGTAGGGTGGTTATGTATTAACCCTTGCTATTACGAATGCATAATTTAAGAGGCAGAAAAACTCATCTTTTTTTCAGTGTATAGAAACAGagaggaaagaaagaaaatccaGAAGAAGAGGAAGTGCTatattgcttcttcttcttcttcttcttgagaAATTATTCTCAAAATGGGTGCCGAGGTGTCTAAACAAATCGAAAGACGAAAAGCTATCGATACTCAGAAGAAAAACCTGTGTGATCTCAAGGAGAAAAATGGATGCAATTTTCCTGGCTATGATTATAATGTACAGGACAGAAAAAATTGGATGTCAACACTTGGTCCTGAAAAGCTTCATGTGAATCAAATAGTTTGGCCAGGTACGCGACGAAAAgcagattcaaaatttaaatttttttacgaTTCATAATTTGATGTTTTCATGTGTTACCTTTCTAGGTACACATGATTCTGCAACTGATGAAATTGGAATCCCATTCATTTCTCGCCCTTTCGGACAATGCCAATCATTGTCTATTTATGAACAACTTGTACTTGGTGTTCGTGTTCTTGACATTCGTGTTCAAGAAGATCGACATGTATGCCATGGCATCCTTCTTTGCTATCACATTGATGTTGTTATCAACGATGTTAAGAAGTTCCTGTCTGAAACACATTCAGAGATAATAATCCTGGAAATCCGTACAGAGTTTGGACATGATGATCCACCTAATTTCGACAAGTATTTGGAGGCTCAGCTAGGGGAGTTTCTCATCCACCAACATGACAATGTTTTCAACAACACTGTTGCAGAGTTGTTGCCAAAACGAATCATATGTGTTTGGAAACCAGGAAAATCACCTAAACCTAGACAAGGAAGTCCTTTATGGAATTCGTGTTACCTAAAAGATGACTGGATAGACACTGACTTACCGGAAAAGAAATTCGAAAGCAACATGAAGTATTTGAGTGAGCAACCACCAATAACATCACGGAAATTCTTTTACAGGGTGGAGAACACGGTGACACCACAGGCAGATAATCCAGTACTGTGGGTGAAACCAGTGACCGAAAGGATTCATCCGTATGCAAGGTTGTTTATAATGGAATGTATTTCTCGAGGTTATGCTGATCgattacaaatattttcatcAGACTTCATAGAGGAAGATTTTGTCGATGCGTGCATTGGTCTAACAAACGCAAGGATCGAAGGGAAGCTCTGAATCTCAACATGTGTTTACCAGTATAAATATGTGTTTCGGGAATTTCAATTATGTACATAGTTTGATCAGAAAGCAATGCATCCTTCTTGTTGCTGAAGAGGTAATTGTTGTGCCATAGGTAGCTAGTTTGAATTTTTAGTCCTTATTTAGGTGTCTGAATGCGTCTGCATCTACTATGTATCTGTAACTAAGAATATGTGAATTATCATTTGCATGTTTGGTTTGTGCATTCGTTCTTCGTGATCTTGTGTTTGTTAAGCTCTTGAAGATCTAAGGATTCAACCATTTGCAAGGTTGTTTATAACAGAACGTATTTCTCGAGATTATGGTACAAATGTTTTCAACAGACTTCATAGAGGAGGATTTTGTGAATGCGTGCAAGGGAAGCTCTGAATGTGAACAAATGTTTACCCATGATTAATCCATCTTGTATAACCTTCAACAAATCTGTAGCATATCAGATGATCATATATTACATTCCTCCTATACATAAGGATATTACAACACTTTGCACAAGGACATTGGACTTCTTCACCTTGAGGATCTCCAACAGTGTAAACAAAGTCCAAGAAAGAATGAACACCATTTATATACTCTTTGTCATACCTCGGTAAATCCATCCAATACTTGGACACATCTTGAGCAAACCTAAATAGTCGAACATGGATATATAGAATTCAAATATATACTCAATTATGCATTACCAAATACCAATTATTAACAACCATAATTAAAGCATGTGTATCAATTATTTCATTCAGTTAGTTAGATTCCATTTTGTAGTTAATGACATCATAGTTAGTTAGATAactaattagttagttagttagataTTTTCCTTCTCTAACAGACTAGTTGATTCATCTAAAACACATGTATATAAGCATCTCATGAATAATGAATCATTTTGCAAAATTACAATCTTCTTTCTGTATTGTTTTTCTCTCAATTCTTAGTTGAAGAACTTCATGGCTTCGTCCATGGCTGAGTTCTTATTGCTCACAGGTTCTTAATATTGTATCAGAGCAACGGTTAATTGATCTCTCCTTCGTCCATGGCTGAGTTCTATTCTGAGTTTcatctctattttcttttccttttccttgtCGAGTAATTCACAATAAGTTTTGTTGTGTACATCAATGGCTATCGAAGATAATACATCCACATATGAGGGAACTAACACATCTAGAAGTGATACTAATTGTGCTTTGTATGTGCATCCCTCGGATAATCCAGGGATGATGCTTGTCCCTGTTCAGTTTCATAGAACAGGATATAGATCTTGGAGAAGAGGTGTCATGAGGGTTTTATCAGTGAAAAATAAATTGGGTTTTATCGATGGAAGTTTTGAGAAACCAAATGCTAATTCACCTCAATTACGTCAATGGAAGAGGTGTGATGACATGGTAACATCTTGGATTCTAATTCATTAATCAAAGAAGTTTCAGACAGTGTGGAATATGTAAATGATTCTGCTGAACTTTGAAAGGAGTTGGAAGATAGATATGATCAAACCAATGGAGCAAAATTGTACCAAATCCAAAAGGAAATCAATGAACTCACACAAGAAATTTTATACATCACTGTCTATTACACAAGGATGAAGAAGTTGTGGGAAGAGTTGAACACTTTGAATGTGAAAAATCATTGTAgttgtgtttgtgtgtgtggtGCAAAGGATGGTATGCACAAGGCCGAGCAAGATAGGCGTCTAATTCAGTTCCTTATGGGATTAAATGAAGTGTACACAGTGGTGAGAGGAAATATTCTCATAATGAATCCACTCCCTTCCACGGGTCAGGCTTTCTCATTGTTGATCcaacaagaaaaacaaagagaattTAAGCCTATTGGTCGAATGCCTACAGATCCAGTCTCTTTGAATGCAAAAGTTCTTGATAACAAAGGTCATGGATAAAGGCTTTTTAGAACAAATTTTCAAGGACACAGTTATGCAAGTGGTTATGGAAATTATGTTAGTGTTAATAACAATTTAGGGGGGAACAACTATGCATCTAGGAATAATAGTTTAGGAAAAATTTATTACCCAAGCAGTAGCGACAGCAGAAATGTCATAGTATGTGATTATTATAAAAGGACTGGGAACATCAAGGATGAGTGTTACAAGTTGCATAGGTATCCTCAAAAcattaacaattaaaattatagaTCAGGGAACTAGAATGGAGGTCAGAATTTTAGACAACAAAGCCCAAATTACAAAGGAAAGAGAGTGGTAGCAAATGTACATGGTGTTGTAAATGATATGGTGTTAGCTAATGGAGAGGAAAAATCACAAGGTAACAATCATCAGAATGTTAACTTCACGAAGAAACAATGTGGACAGATCATGAACCTATTGCAACATTTCCAGAATGAGAATGTGGGAGAAGATGCTGATGCTAATAATGCTTCTAGTGTGGCTGCTGGATCAATGAATTTTGCAGGTATTGTGGTTTGTTCTTCCTCTACTGATTTTGATAATCCTTCATGCAAATGTTTTGAATCAAGTGCTAATTTATGGATCATTGACTCAGGAGCATCAAACCACATAACCTTTAATAGAAACTCTCTAATCAATATTAGAACCTTACCTTTTCATATACAAGTTTCACTTCCAAATGGATACAAAGTTAAAGTAAAAGAGTTTGAAGTTGTACCAGTCACATCTAACATCACTTTACATCAAGTATTATATGTTCCTTCTTTTAAGTATAATCTGATTTCAGTTCATTCCCTGACCACTACTATGAAATGCATAGTCATGTTCACTAATGCATTGTGTCTGTTGTAGGCCCCTTTAGTGCACAGGCCTCAGGTTCTTAGTAATTGTAAAAATGAGCTTTACTTCTTATGCACAAAATACCTAGAGACTTCTGATACATGTcaaatatgttgttgtttttctaATAATAGTCTGTTTTCTAGTTCCATTAAAAATAAAGGATGGACTTCCTTTTCTGCCAATTCTTGTCCTACAGATCAATgcaaaatgtccattttcaatACAAACAAATATCATGGTGTTTGCAAATCTATTTCTAATTCTGCTCCTCTTATGTGTAAATCTTCTTCCAATAATGTTGATGTTTTGTCTGATCATAACTCTTGTAGTACTACTGGAGATAATGTAGACTTACTGTGGCACAATAGACTTGGCCATGTACCTTTTGTTAAAATGAAAAGTATCACTGACATACCAATCATTTTTTCTCCCAAACAATCTTTTTCCTGCAACATTTGTCCAATGGAAAGGCAACAGAGATTACCTTTTAGTCATAGCATAAGCCAAACCACATCCATTTTTGAAATACTACACATTGACTTATGGGGACCATATCATGTATCCACCTATGACAATTACAAGTATTTCATTACATTAGTAGATGATTGCAACAGATCAACTTGGACACATCTATTAAGTACCAAGAGCAATGATCTACaggttttgaaaaatttcataacTATGGTGGAAAACCAATTTAATACCACAGTCAAAGTCATTAGAACAGACAATGGGTTAGAATTTACTAGTAATGAAACACGCCAATTTCTTTTATCCAAATGGATTATTCATCAGAAAACTTGTCCATAGacaccacaacaaaataatGTGGTGgatagaaaacataaatatttgttGGAAACAGCCAGAGCTCTTTTGTTTCAATCTAAACTACCTATAAGGTATTGGGGAGAATGTGTTCTGACAGCTACACATCTTATTAATAGACTTCTTTCAAgtcatttgaaaaataagtgtccatatgaaatattatacaaaaagaaACCAAACTATAGATAACTTAGATCCTTTGGGTGCCTTTGTTATCCAACTGTCCCAAAAGTACTTAGAGACAAGCTTGATCCAAGAACCACTCCACATATTTTCTTGGGATATCTTTTTGGAACAAAAGGTTATAAGGTAATGAATCTGGCTACAAATAAGATACATATCTCCAGGGATGTGATTTTCATGAACATGTTTTTCCTTTTACTTTATCACCtgaaagtaatttttttctttgttttgaagTCTATTTCATCTCCTGATTATACTGAATTGGactcatataaaaattatgtaaatgatTGTAACAATGTGACTAATACAACTTCTTCTCATCTACCTGATCGCACTATTGAAAATCATAATACACCTTCTACCATTGCCATTATATCTCCAACACCATCTCAACATGATACTTCTACAATAGTACAGAGAAGGTCTCATAGGGAAAATAAAATTCCATCATATTTGAAAGATTATATTGTTAACATTCCTAACTTGAAATCAACTAACACCAACACACAACTCAACATTAACTTGTCTCTTACTGCACTATTTACCAAACACCACCATATATCTCCTGAAGTCGTTGCATCTAATAGTCAGTCACTTGTTGAGAATAGTTGTCATGATAGTGAACTATCATCATATGAGGAAGCATCACTAAATCATGCATGGAAAAAGTCCATGACACAAGAATTTGAAGTATTGTATGCTAATAATACTTGGGATCTTGTTGTTTTACCACCAAACAAACAAGAAGTTGGATGTAGGTGGGTGTACAAAGTTAAACATAAAGCAGATGGAAGCATAGAAAGGTTCAAGGCACAACTGGTAGTGAAAGGATATACACAACAGGCTGGAATTGACTATATTGAGACCTAATCACCTGTGGTTAAAATGACTACAGTAAGAACTTTAATAGCATGTGTTGTAAAGAAAGGTTGGGGCATGTTTCAACTTCATGTTAACAATGTGTTCCTTCATGGAGATCTTCATGAAGAAGTCTATATGAAAATACCTTCAGGCCTTGAGGTGCCTAATACAGGACTGGTCTGTAAGCTAAACAAGTCACTTTATGGTCTTAAACAGGCAAGTAGGCAGTGGTATGCTAAACTAACTGAGGCATCGTCATCCAGAGGCTACTCACATTCACATTATGATCACTCATTATTTTACAGAAAGGATGGATCCTTGGTAGTGTTTGTTGCAGTATATGCAGATAATGTTGTTCTGATAGGCACAAACACAACTGAGAT
The sequence above is a segment of the Solanum lycopersicum chromosome 10, SLM_r2.1 genome. Coding sequences within it:
- the LOC138338931 gene encoding uncharacterized protein; protein product: MAIEDNTSTYEGTNTSRSDTNCALYVHPSDNPGMMLVPVQFHRTGYRSWRRGVMRVLSVKNKLGFIDGSFEKPNANSPQLRQWKRCDDMELEDRYDQTNGAKLYQIQKEINELTQEILYITVYYTRMKKLWEELNTLNVKNHCSCVCVCGAKDGMHKAEQDRRLIQFLMGLNEVYTVVRGNILIMNPLPSTGQAFSLLIQQEKQREFKPIGRMPTDPVSLNAKVLDNKGHG
- the LOC101249967 gene encoding dirigent protein 22 — translated: MEKTSLIILLCFILMSMVQGVVLGPKAVEKWFKELPHAKQKVTKFHFYFHDITSGKNPTAVPIIKSKSPTFFGYVAMIDDPLTVGPEVNSTIVGRAQGIYGGAGQKEAALLMTLNFVFTTGKYNGSTLSVLGRNPAFHKYREMPIVGGSGVFRFAQGIATAKTYWMNATDAIVEYNVIVLHYDV
- the LOC101249686 gene encoding uncharacterized protein, coding for MGAEVSKQIERRKAIDTQKKNLCDLKEKNGCNFPGYDYNVQDRKNWMSTLGPEKLHVNQIVWPGTHDSATDEIGIPFISRPFGQCQSLSIYEQLVLGVRVLDIRVQEDRHVCHGILLCYHIDVVINDVKKFLSETHSEIIILEIRTEFGHDDPPNFDKYLEAQLGEFLIHQHDNVFNNTVAELLPKRIICVWKPGKSPKPRQGSPLWNSCYLKDDWIDTDLPEKKFESNMKYLSEQPPITSRKFFYRVENTVTPQADNPVLWVKPVTERIHPYARLFIMECISRGYADRLQIFSSDFIEEDFVDACIGLTNARIEGKL